In one window of Nicotiana tabacum cultivar K326 chromosome 12, ASM71507v2, whole genome shotgun sequence DNA:
- the LOC107812835 gene encoding GDSL esterase/lipase At4g10955-like isoform X1 produces MAKRSDEEMRSEMVAAAEGEAKMEIFKEGTVESHPYAFHVSGPRNVSSPNWRDLINSSWKDSNYKRTVMACFVQAVYLLEIDRQENRTAENALAPKWLIPFKYKLIETLNDERDGSIFGAILEWDRSAALADFVLIRPSGAPRAVLALRGTLLKSQTMRRDIEDDLRFLTWESLKGSVRFNAALKALKSIANKYGSNNVCVVGHSLGAGFALQVGKALAKEGIHIEAHLFNPPSVSLAMSLRNIGEKAGFAWKRFKSSMLPTNTDTETSCNENMPSFRIGLKQWVPHLYINNSDYICCSYTDQDNGLQDRRADKENAKPTNGHFAGAKLFLSSNKGKQKFLEAHGLEQWWSDNLELQMAISNSKLITQQLKSLYTLPASQLTQAKRQ; encoded by the exons ATGGCAAAAAGGAGTGATGAAGAGATGAGAAGTGAAATGGTAGCAGCAGCTGAAGGAGAGGCAAAAATGGAGATATTTAAGGAGGGTACTGTTGAATCTCATccttatgcatttcatgtttcGGGGCCTCGAAATGTTTCTTCGCCGAATTGGAGAGATCTTATTAATTCAAGTTG GAAGGACTCTAACTACAAAAGAACTGTAATGGCCTGTTTTGTCCAAGCAGTTTACCTTCTTGAGATCGACAGACAAGAAAACAGGACAGCAGAAAATGCACTTGCTCCAAAATGGTTGATACCCTTCAAGTACAAGTTAATCGAGACTCTAAACGACGAAAGAGATGGATCCATTTTCGGTGCAATCTTAGAATGGGATAGATCAGCAGCATTGGCTGATTTTGTACTAATCAGACCAAGTGGTGCACCTAGGGCTGTTCTAGCCTTAAGAGGAACACTTTTAAAAAGCCAAACAATGAGAAGAGATATCGAAGATGATCTCCGTTTCTTAACTTGGGAAAGTTTGAAAGGTTCTGTTAGATTCAACGCAGCACTGAAGGCGTTAAAATCAATCGCCAACAAGTATGGAAGCAATAATGTGTGTGTTGTAGGCCATTCACTTGGTGCTGGATTTGCTCTTCAAGTAGGAAAAGCGTTAGCGAAAGAAGGTATACATATAGAGGCACATTTGTTCAATCCACCCTCGGTTTCACTTGCTATGAGCTTGAGAAACATTGGCGAAAAAGCTGGTTTCGCGTGGAAAAGATTTAAATCATCAATGCTCCCGACAAATACTGATACTGAAACCAGTTGCAACGAAAATATGCCATCATTTCGGATAGGTCTAAAACAATGGGTGCCTCATTTGTACATTAACAATAGTGATTATATATGCTGCTCGTATACTGATCAAGATAACGGTTTACAAGACAGGCGCGCTGATAAGGAGAACGCGAAACCAACAAATGGACATTTTGCTGGTGCAAAGCTTTTCTTGTCATCTAATAAAGGGAAACAGAAGTTTCTTGAGGCACATGGATTGGAGCAATGGTGGTCTGATAATTTGGAACTACAAATGGCAATTAGTAACAGCAAGCTTATTACTCAGCAGTTGAAATCTTTGTACACTCTTCCTGCTTCTCAACTAACACAAGCGAAGCGCCAATGA
- the LOC107812835 gene encoding GDSL esterase/lipase At4g10955-like isoform X2 yields the protein MACFVQAVYLLEIDRQENRTAENALAPKWLIPFKYKLIETLNDERDGSIFGAILEWDRSAALADFVLIRPSGAPRAVLALRGTLLKSQTMRRDIEDDLRFLTWESLKGSVRFNAALKALKSIANKYGSNNVCVVGHSLGAGFALQVGKALAKEGIHIEAHLFNPPSVSLAMSLRNIGEKAGFAWKRFKSSMLPTNTDTETSCNENMPSFRIGLKQWVPHLYINNSDYICCSYTDQDNGLQDRRADKENAKPTNGHFAGAKLFLSSNKGKQKFLEAHGLEQWWSDNLELQMAISNSKLITQQLKSLYTLPASQLTQAKRQ from the coding sequence ATGGCCTGTTTTGTCCAAGCAGTTTACCTTCTTGAGATCGACAGACAAGAAAACAGGACAGCAGAAAATGCACTTGCTCCAAAATGGTTGATACCCTTCAAGTACAAGTTAATCGAGACTCTAAACGACGAAAGAGATGGATCCATTTTCGGTGCAATCTTAGAATGGGATAGATCAGCAGCATTGGCTGATTTTGTACTAATCAGACCAAGTGGTGCACCTAGGGCTGTTCTAGCCTTAAGAGGAACACTTTTAAAAAGCCAAACAATGAGAAGAGATATCGAAGATGATCTCCGTTTCTTAACTTGGGAAAGTTTGAAAGGTTCTGTTAGATTCAACGCAGCACTGAAGGCGTTAAAATCAATCGCCAACAAGTATGGAAGCAATAATGTGTGTGTTGTAGGCCATTCACTTGGTGCTGGATTTGCTCTTCAAGTAGGAAAAGCGTTAGCGAAAGAAGGTATACATATAGAGGCACATTTGTTCAATCCACCCTCGGTTTCACTTGCTATGAGCTTGAGAAACATTGGCGAAAAAGCTGGTTTCGCGTGGAAAAGATTTAAATCATCAATGCTCCCGACAAATACTGATACTGAAACCAGTTGCAACGAAAATATGCCATCATTTCGGATAGGTCTAAAACAATGGGTGCCTCATTTGTACATTAACAATAGTGATTATATATGCTGCTCGTATACTGATCAAGATAACGGTTTACAAGACAGGCGCGCTGATAAGGAGAACGCGAAACCAACAAATGGACATTTTGCTGGTGCAAAGCTTTTCTTGTCATCTAATAAAGGGAAACAGAAGTTTCTTGAGGCACATGGATTGGAGCAATGGTGGTCTGATAATTTGGAACTACAAATGGCAATTAGTAACAGCAAGCTTATTACTCAGCAGTTGAAATCTTTGTACACTCTTCCTGCTTCTCAACTAACACAAGCGAAGCGCCAATGA